Proteins found in one Salvelinus alpinus chromosome 11, SLU_Salpinus.1, whole genome shotgun sequence genomic segment:
- the LOC139534888 gene encoding uncharacterized protein isoform X1, producing MEHTLLCLLLLLSTHIYSGHSEEDDGQAKAVLTIYPTSSQIFSGESVTLRCNIQRGEVTDWEYTWSKDDVNFFSRKNEYEIREIKISDSAEYWCLGKHIVNGTYSKWSDAVRLTVTDQPQAVLSVSPQWLNPGDSVTLSCGVKESSTGWRFFWYRTVPYTAGLLSLSDSSYSVEPLSGDGTTEDTYTLIPAGPSHTGGYVCRAGRGDPVYDTLYSEPQFFWSGDPQPSVSLKIRPNRTQHFTSKSLSLSCEEKRNSTGWRLKRYREKAVESECVSNWGSRAGSTCTISSTFFYFIFILFLFIFFYFFFYRYFTRYQETNPIPKVDFYKDGVLIRNETTGEMTIPAVSKSDEGSYKCKFNEGESPESWVTVRGVTPGPSTLVLVGVVVGLVVAGVLLAILLVLLCRYKNAKGSCCNRTFSPPPAPEHQPGPPTGPRIYPGPGS from the exons ATGGAGCACACCTTGCTCTGTTTGCTGCTAT TGCTGAGTACACACATCTACTCTGGACACTCTGAAGAGGATGATG GACAGGCAAAGGCTGTTCTGACCATATACCCCACATCCTCCCAGATATTCAGTGGAGAGTCTGTCACTCTCAGATGCAACATACAGAGGGGAGAAGTCACTGACTGGGAATACACATGGAGCAAGGATGATGTAAACTTCTTCAGTAGGAAGAATGAATATGAGATCAGAGAGATTAAGATTTCAGACAGTGCTGAATACTGGTGTCTGGGTAAACATATTGTTAATGGGACGTATTCTAAGTGGAGTGATGCAGTCAGACTGACAGTGACAG ATCAACCCCAAGCTGTCCTGAGTGTCTCTCCTCAGTGGCTGAACCCTGGAGACTCAGTTACTCTGAGCTGTGGGGTTAAAGAGTCATCTACAGGCTGGAGGTTCTTCTGGTACCGAACTGTTCCCTACACAGCTGGGTTACTGTCCCTATCGGACTCGTCCTACTCTGTTGAGCCTCTATCTGGAGATGGGACTACTGAAGACACCTACACTCTGATCCCTGCTGGTCCAAGTCACACAGGAGGATATGTGTGTAGAGCTGGGAGAGGAGACCCAGTCTATGACACACTCTACAGTGAACCTCAGTTTTTCTGGTCAGGAG ATCCGCAACCATCAGTGTCTCTCAAAATAAGACCTAACAGAACTCAACACTTTACATCAAAGTCTCTCTCACTAAGCTGTGAGGAGAAGAGGAACTCTACTGGATGGAGActgaagagatacagagagaaagcagTGGAATCAGAGTGTGTCTCTAACTGGGGATCAAGAGCAGGGTCCACATGTACCATCAGttccacatttttttattttatttttattttatttttatttatttttttttatttttttttttaccgttattttaccag ATATCAGGAAACAAACCCAATACCGAAGGTTGATTTCTACAAAGATGGAGTACTCATCAGGAATGAGACCACAGGAGAGATGACCATCCCTGCAGTATCCAAGTCAGATGAAGGCTCCTATAAGTGTAAATTTAATGAAGGAGAATCACCAGAGAGCTGGGTGACAGTGAGAG GCGTAACTCCTGGACCATCTACATTAGTCCTAGTAGGAGTGGTTGTGGGCCTGGTTGTTGCTGGTGTTCTACTGGCCATTCTCCTGGTACTGCTGTGTCGATATAAAAACGCCAAAG GTTCCTGTTGCAACAGGACTTTCTC tccCCCCCCAGCCCCAGAGCACCAACCTGGACCCCCAACAGGACCAAGGATCTACCCAGGGCCGGGCTCATGA
- the LOC139534889 gene encoding gastrula zinc finger protein XlCGF57.1-like, which yields MSKLEFLRVFLNERLTAAAVEIFGAVEKTVVGYQEENDRLRRLLCITPKIACIDSLQLSPIVSEEEVPPEQQHCEQEWSPSLGQEDLEHTQIKVEQEELGTSQEEEQLQRLEADIIEFKFTPFCVKSECDQEDPLWSLTLPQTQTVENRDSDSKPVDSKPFGTVTHLKGLDNPRDPPYNQNNDSSHCSVVSRNPVGLDSSPPLGEHCSKPITMSRKTHRCCDCGETFALKADLQRHVTLPKERPSECCFCKTNYNSTCKLKAHVQLCHGGKPCSCPVCGKTFNVKGDLSKHMMIHTEEKPFSCSCDDFGKSFNLNEHLTIDILTGTGRKPFSCGVCGKGFSQKGSLKKHIFTHTGEKRFTCSDCGKGFHQKWTLSEHIRTHTGEKPFSCGDCGKSFNLKGNLRKHKLTHTGDKPFSCGDCGKSFNLKGNLRKHKLTHTGEKPFSCCDCGKSFNLKQHLTMHKLTHTGEKPFSCGDCGKSFTQKSSLLTHVKTIHKEIKLDEN from the exons atgtctaaactaGAGTTCTTGCGTGTGTTTTTGAACGAGCGTTTAACGGCTGCTGCTGTGGAGATTTTCGGGGCAGTTGAGAAAACGGTAGTGGGGTACCAGGAGGAGAATGATCGGCTACGGAGACTGCTGTGTATCACACCGAAGATAGCATGTATAG ACTCCCTGCAGCTCTCTCCCATAGTTTCTGAAGAGGAGGTTCCCCCTGAGCAGCAGCACTGTGAGCAGGAGTGGAGCCCCAGTCTGGGGCAGGAGGACCTAGAGCACACACAGATTAAAGTGGAACAGGAGGAACTCGgcaccagtcaggaggaagagcagcttcaaAGGCTGGAGGCTGATATCATAGAGTTTAAGTTCACTCCTTTCTGTGTGAAAAGTGAATGTGATCAGGAGGACCCACTTTGGTCCTTGACTCTTCCCCAAACACAGACTGTGGAGAACAGAGACAGTGACTCTAAACCAGTGGATTCTAAACCTTTTGGCACTGTGACCCACCTAAAGGGTCTCGACAATCCCCGTGACCCTCCATATAATCAAAACAATGACTCCAGCCATTGCTCCGTTGTAAGCCGCAACCCAGTAGGACTTGACAGCAGCCCTCCATTGGGGGAACACTGTTCCAAACCCATCACCATGTCTAGAAAAACTCACCGCTGCTGTGACTGTGGTGAAACGTTTGCTCTGAAAGCTGACCTACAGAGGCATGTTACTCTCCCCAAGGAGAGACCCAGTGAATGCTGCTTCTGCAAAACAAACTACAACTCCACCTGTAAACTGAAGGCACATGTCCAACTCTGTCATGGTGGGAAACCTTGCAGCTGTCCTGTTTGTGGCAAGACCTTCAATGTGAAAGGAGATCTTTCCAAGCACATGATGATTCACACAgaagagaaaccatttagctgtagCTGTGATGACTTTGGGAAGAGCTTCAATCTCAATGAACACTTAACCATAGATATACTGACTGGCACAGGAaggaaaccatttagctgtggtgtCTGTGGAAAAGGCTTTAGTCAGAAGGGTTCCCTTAAAAAGCATATATttactcacacaggagagaaacgatTTACCTGTAGTGACTGTGGGAAAGGCTTCCATCAgaagtggaccctatctgaacaTATACgtactcacacaggagagaaaccgtttaGCTGTGgggactgtgggaaaagcttcaatTTGAAGGGGAACCTAAGGAAGCATaaactgactcacacaggagataaaccattcagctgtggtgactgtgggaaaagttTCAATTTGAAGGGGAACCTAAGAAAGCATAAActcactcacacaggagagaaaccgtttaGCTGTTGtgactgtgggaagagcttcaatctCAAGCAACACCTAACCATGCATAAattgactcacacaggagagaaaccatttagctgtggtgactgtgggaaaagcttcactCAAAAGTCTAGCCTGCTGACACACGTGAAAACCATCCACAAAGAAATAAAACTGGATGAAAATTGA
- the LOC139534888 gene encoding uncharacterized protein isoform X2, with product MEHTLLCLLLLLSTHIYSGHSEEDDGQAKAVLTIYPTSSQIFSGESVTLRCNIQRGEVTDWEYTWSKDDVNFFSRKNEYEIREIKISDSAEYWCLGKHIVNGTYSKWSDAVRLTVTDQPQAVLSVSPQWLNPGDSVTLSCGVKESSTGWRFFWYRTVPYTAGLLSLSDSSYSVEPLSGDGTTEDTYTLIPAGPSHTGGYVCRAGRGDPVYDTLYSEPQFFWSGDPQPSVSLKIRPNRTQHFTSKSLSLSCEEKRNSTGWRLKRYREKAVESECVSNWGSRAGSTCTISSTFFYFIFILFLFIFFYFFFYRYFTRYQETNPIPKVDFYKDGVLIRNETTGEMTIPAVSKSDEGSYKCKFNEGESPESWVTVRGVTPGPSTLVLVGVVVGLVVAGVLLAILLVLLCRYKNAKGSCCNRTFSVGQDVSWVGILCCVSS from the exons ATGGAGCACACCTTGCTCTGTTTGCTGCTAT TGCTGAGTACACACATCTACTCTGGACACTCTGAAGAGGATGATG GACAGGCAAAGGCTGTTCTGACCATATACCCCACATCCTCCCAGATATTCAGTGGAGAGTCTGTCACTCTCAGATGCAACATACAGAGGGGAGAAGTCACTGACTGGGAATACACATGGAGCAAGGATGATGTAAACTTCTTCAGTAGGAAGAATGAATATGAGATCAGAGAGATTAAGATTTCAGACAGTGCTGAATACTGGTGTCTGGGTAAACATATTGTTAATGGGACGTATTCTAAGTGGAGTGATGCAGTCAGACTGACAGTGACAG ATCAACCCCAAGCTGTCCTGAGTGTCTCTCCTCAGTGGCTGAACCCTGGAGACTCAGTTACTCTGAGCTGTGGGGTTAAAGAGTCATCTACAGGCTGGAGGTTCTTCTGGTACCGAACTGTTCCCTACACAGCTGGGTTACTGTCCCTATCGGACTCGTCCTACTCTGTTGAGCCTCTATCTGGAGATGGGACTACTGAAGACACCTACACTCTGATCCCTGCTGGTCCAAGTCACACAGGAGGATATGTGTGTAGAGCTGGGAGAGGAGACCCAGTCTATGACACACTCTACAGTGAACCTCAGTTTTTCTGGTCAGGAG ATCCGCAACCATCAGTGTCTCTCAAAATAAGACCTAACAGAACTCAACACTTTACATCAAAGTCTCTCTCACTAAGCTGTGAGGAGAAGAGGAACTCTACTGGATGGAGActgaagagatacagagagaaagcagTGGAATCAGAGTGTGTCTCTAACTGGGGATCAAGAGCAGGGTCCACATGTACCATCAGttccacatttttttattttatttttattttatttttatttatttttttttatttttttttttaccgttattttaccag ATATCAGGAAACAAACCCAATACCGAAGGTTGATTTCTACAAAGATGGAGTACTCATCAGGAATGAGACCACAGGAGAGATGACCATCCCTGCAGTATCCAAGTCAGATGAAGGCTCCTATAAGTGTAAATTTAATGAAGGAGAATCACCAGAGAGCTGGGTGACAGTGAGAG GCGTAACTCCTGGACCATCTACATTAGTCCTAGTAGGAGTGGTTGTGGGCCTGGTTGTTGCTGGTGTTCTACTGGCCATTCTCCTGGTACTGCTGTGTCGATATAAAAACGCCAAAG GTTCCTGTTGCAACAGGACTTTCTC tgttggtcaggacgtgagctgggtgggaattctatgttgtgtgtctagttag